In Nitrospirota bacterium, a single genomic region encodes these proteins:
- the rpmB gene encoding 50S ribosomal protein L28, with translation MAGTCDICGKGGLSGNKVSHANNKSKKLSKPNIQSIRAVGPHGSHVRMHVCTRCIRSGKVKKVS, from the coding sequence ATGGCTGGTACCTGTGACATCTGCGGCAAGGGCGGGCTGAGCGGCAACAAAGTGAGCCATGCCAACAACAAGTCCAAGAAGCTTTCAAAGCCCAACATCCAGAGCATTCGGGCGGTAGGACCGCATGGCTCCCACGTGCGCATGCACGTGTGCACGCGCTGCATCCGTTCCGGCAAGGTGAAGAAAGTCAGCTAG
- a CDS encoding TolC family protein gives MLTLVKCIDIALKKNPSIVAAANTVDVNQSRVGEARANYYPQVSATGAYNRINAVPGTAAAPLGIRNRFNEYTASVDLNQNIYDFGKTSSSVDVSKFNFESSRSDLNTSQDTIILSVKQAYYGVLQARRNRDVAADVIKQFQLHLDQAKGFYEVGTKARIDVIKAEVDLSNAKLSLINAENALKIAWVTLNTAMGVPDPPEFTIEDNLSFQQYAITQEEATTRAFENRPDLQSVIAKRQAAEANISLASSGHYPVLSGNASYLEGAQDVPPSALQHGGLDRGWQIGVAVTIPLFSGFLTSHQVAEAKSNLYVLKANEESLRQQILLDVRQAYLNLQAAEASISTAELAATQAKENLDLANGRYTAGVGSPIEVSDAFATYVTAQANYTSALSNYKIAQASIERAMGAR, from the coding sequence ATGCTGACGCTCGTCAAGTGCATCGATATCGCGCTCAAAAAAAACCCCAGCATCGTGGCTGCGGCGAACACGGTGGATGTCAATCAGAGCAGGGTAGGCGAAGCCCGAGCGAACTATTATCCGCAGGTGAGTGCTACGGGAGCATATAACAGGATCAACGCTGTGCCCGGAACGGCGGCTGCTCCTCTCGGTATCCGGAATAGATTTAACGAGTATACGGCCAGTGTTGACCTCAACCAGAATATCTACGATTTCGGAAAGACATCGTCATCAGTCGATGTTTCGAAGTTTAATTTCGAATCTTCACGCTCAGACCTTAACACCTCCCAGGATACAATAATCCTGAGCGTTAAACAGGCGTATTACGGGGTGCTTCAAGCCAGAAGGAACAGGGACGTGGCCGCGGATGTCATTAAACAATTTCAGCTCCATCTCGACCAGGCAAAAGGTTTTTACGAAGTCGGGACGAAAGCGAGAATCGACGTGATCAAGGCAGAGGTCGACCTGAGCAATGCCAAGCTCAGCCTCATTAATGCCGAGAATGCGCTCAAAATAGCCTGGGTGACACTGAACACTGCGATGGGGGTCCCTGACCCACCTGAGTTCACCATTGAGGACAACCTCTCATTCCAGCAATATGCGATAACCCAGGAAGAAGCAACAACGAGGGCCTTTGAAAACAGGCCCGACCTGCAGTCGGTTATTGCGAAAAGACAGGCGGCGGAGGCCAATATCAGTCTTGCAAGCTCGGGACATTATCCTGTTTTATCAGGAAATGCCAGCTACCTCGAGGGAGCACAGGACGTGCCACCCAGTGCACTCCAACATGGCGGACTCGATCGCGGCTGGCAGATTGGTGTGGCAGTAACCATACCCCTGTTCAGCGGGTTTTTGACCAGTCATCAGGTGGCAGAGGCCAAGTCCAATCTTTATGTCCTCAAGGCGAATGAAGAGTCGTTACGGCAGCAGATACTGCTTGATGTCCGCCAGGCATACTTGAACCTGCAGGCAGCGGAGGCCAGTATATCGACCGCCGAGCTCGCCGCCACACAGGCAAAAGAGAACCTTGATCTCGCAAACGGCAGATATACAGCCGGCGTGGGGAGTCCCATCGAGGTCTCCGATGCGTTCGCCACCTATGTCACCGCCCAGGCGAACTATACCAGCGCCCTGTCCAATTACAAGATAGCGCAGGCAAGCATCGAGAGGGCAATGGGCGCTCGATAA
- a CDS encoding TetR/AcrR family transcriptional regulator, which yields MKKTTNTRRHLLEATLKLISEKGYLGATTREISQEAGVTELTLFRHFGSKEMLFEELLKTYTFLPQLKELLPELGSMDSDEALAMIATRFLLSLKERKAMIKIMYSEVTIYPEKIKNVYNKFVDAMRDTLAEYFSSLQEKGILKKELSPETAAKVFLWVLISYFRSEEIMRSSGMKKKSMEKQVREIIEIFSHGVNE from the coding sequence ATGAAAAAGACCACAAACACCAGGCGGCATCTGCTGGAAGCCACCCTGAAACTGATCTCGGAAAAGGGCTACCTTGGCGCCACCACGAGGGAGATCTCGCAGGAGGCTGGCGTGACCGAATTAACCCTTTTCCGTCATTTCGGGTCGAAGGAAATGCTGTTCGAAGAGCTTTTGAAGACCTACACCTTCCTTCCCCAGCTGAAGGAACTGCTGCCTGAGCTCGGCAGCATGGACAGCGATGAAGCACTGGCCATGATCGCGACACGATTTCTTCTGTCCCTGAAAGAGCGAAAGGCCATGATAAAGATCATGTATTCCGAGGTCACGATCTACCCTGAGAAGATCAAGAACGTGTACAATAAATTCGTGGACGCAATGAGGGACACGCTGGCAGAGTACTTTTCCTCGCTGCAGGAGAAAGGAATACTTAAGAAGGAATTATCTCCGGAAACTGCAGCCAAGGTGTTCTTGTGGGTCCTGATCTCTTATTTCCGGTCCGAGGAAATCATGCGGTCTTCGGGTATGAAAAAAAAATCAATGGAGAAGCAGGTGCGGGAGATCATCGAGATCTTCAGCCATGGAGTGAACGAATAA
- a CDS encoding cytochrome D1 domain-containing protein, with product MSFKKSALVVFVVLGVACLVFGVQAATGLKGTVYIAGHGGHLAIVDLATLNPPTDIEKDRIVLTEAGSEMEGKIAGMDFEQTKKGGGSHGSAIVGGKLYAGLLNGKVIVVDMKTRKKIETLDVGKKFCDAVVGPDGNIYFEDMADGNVYVWDPKGMKTVDKMPVGKAVCGIAWTKGLDKAYVSDMPLGVIYVLDWKTKKTIKEIKDPAMTFIHQIRMAPDQKHLWVTAPNEFGPGLSARTQKPQIVIIDTKTDAVSEHVVLPDDVNLHDVKFSPDGKTALITARTYGDDSLLVIMDAKTHKIEKRVSVCASCHKPNGITVGMDKGSPLLCGMAVDWQK from the coding sequence ATGAGTTTCAAGAAGAGCGCATTAGTGGTTTTTGTGGTTCTCGGCGTGGCCTGCCTTGTCTTTGGCGTCCAGGCTGCAACGGGTCTGAAGGGAACGGTCTATATCGCCGGTCACGGGGGCCATCTGGCCATCGTTGATCTGGCTACGCTGAACCCGCCGACTGACATCGAAAAGGACAGGATCGTCCTGACCGAAGCCGGCTCCGAAATGGAAGGCAAGATCGCGGGCATGGACTTCGAGCAGACCAAGAAGGGCGGCGGCTCTCATGGAAGCGCGATCGTGGGCGGCAAACTGTACGCCGGCCTGCTGAACGGCAAGGTCATCGTTGTCGATATGAAGACCCGCAAGAAAATCGAGACCCTGGACGTCGGCAAGAAGTTCTGTGACGCGGTCGTCGGTCCGGACGGCAACATCTACTTCGAAGACATGGCTGACGGGAATGTCTATGTGTGGGATCCCAAGGGCATGAAGACTGTGGACAAGATGCCGGTGGGCAAGGCCGTATGCGGCATCGCCTGGACCAAGGGCCTCGATAAGGCTTATGTCTCCGACATGCCCCTTGGCGTGATCTATGTGCTCGACTGGAAGACGAAGAAGACGATCAAGGAGATCAAGGACCCGGCAATGACCTTCATCCACCAGATCCGCATGGCGCCTGACCAGAAGCATCTCTGGGTGACGGCCCCGAACGAATTCGGCCCCGGTCTCTCCGCCCGGACCCAGAAGCCTCAGATCGTGATCATCGACACCAAGACGGATGCCGTTTCCGAGCACGTCGTGCTTCCCGATGATGTCAATCTCCATGACGTGAAGTTCAGCCCCGACGGGAAGACCGCGCTGATCACGGCCAGGACCTACGGCGATGACAGCCTCCTGGTGATCATGGATGCGAAGACCCACAAGATCGAGAAGAGGGTCTCCGTCTGCGCGTCCTGCCATAAGCCGAACGGCATCACCGTTGGCATGGACAAGGGATCTCCGCTCCTCTGCGGTATGGCTGTTGACTGGCAGAAATAA